The Anas platyrhynchos isolate ZD024472 breed Pekin duck chromosome 34, IASCAAS_PekinDuck_T2T, whole genome shotgun sequence genome contains a region encoding:
- the TAMALIN gene encoding protein TAMALIN isoform X2: protein MTLRRLRRLRPKEEEEEEQDPAPAPAPVPERPGPAAVYRALAAAGGTLPRVRKDAGFKWMAPSESPEEHRRVVTLEKKAEETFGFEIQTYGLHHQDRNSVEMFTFVCQVHSGSPAEAAGLKTGDTITGVNGLNVEGIRHREIVEIIKSSGNVLRLDTLYGTSIRRAELEARLQYLKQTLYEKWGEYRSLMVQEQRLVRGVVAKDPSIYDTLESLRWCLQGGGAPPGSPRASAAGSDDSLYQTCVFADSLDKDGDEGGTSSPAPPPPRSRPALSRSSSLKCSGGAGAAGLLWARAGDPRPGGGVGPPHKARHSSFRQRLLKFIPGLNRALEEEESHL from the exons ATGACCCTGCGGCGCCTGCGGCGGCTCCGGccgaaggaggaggaggaggaggagcaggatccggccccggccccggccccggtcccggagcgccccggccccgccgccgtcTACCGGGCGCTGGCGGCCGCCGGTGGGACCCTGCCCCGCGTGCGCAAG gatgCGGGGTTCAAGTGGATGGCCCCAAGCGAGTCCCCAGAGGAGCACAG gagggtGGTGACGCTGGAGAAGAAGGCGGAGGAGACCTTTGGCTTCGAGATCCAG ACCTACGGGCTGCAccaccaggacaggaacagcGTGGAGATGTTCACCTTCGTGTGCCAAGTGCACAGCGGGAGCCCAGCCGAGGCTGCAGGACTCAAAACTG GGGACACGATCACGGGGGTGAACGGGCTGAACGTGGAGGGCATCCGGCACCGGGAGATCGTGGAGATCATCAAGAGCTCGGGGAATGTGCTCAG GCTCGACACGCTCTATGGGACCTCCATCCGGAGAGCTGAGCTGGAGGCACGGCTGCAGTACCTAAAG CAAACACTCTACGAGAAGTGGGGGGAGTACCGCTCACTGATGGTGCAGGAGCAGCGCTTGGTGCGGG gagtGGTGGCCAAGGACCCCAGCATCTACGACACGCTCGAGTCCCTGCGCTGGTGCCTGCAGGGTGGGGGGGcccccccgggctccccccGCGCCAGCGCCGCCGGCAGCGACGATTCCTTGTACCAAACCTGCGTCTTCGCCGACTCCCTCGACAAGGACGGGGACGAGGGGGGCACCTCGAGCCCCGCGCCCCCTCCGCCCCGTTCCCGGCCAGCCCTGAGCCGCAGCTCCAGCCTGAAATGCAGTGGGGGCGCGGGGGCCGcggggctgctgtgggcacgAGCCGGAGAcccccggcccggggggggcgtGGGACCCCCCCACAAGGCTCGGCACAGCAGCTTCCGCCAGCGGTTGCTCAAATTCATCCCGGGACTGAACCGTgcgctggaggaggaggagagccaCCTCTAG
- the TAMALIN gene encoding protein TAMALIN isoform X1 codes for MTLRRLRRLRPKEEEEEEQDPAPAPAPVPERPGPAAVYRALAAAGGTLPRVRKDAGFKWMAPSESPEEHRRVVTLEKKAEETFGFEIQTYGLHHQDRNSVEMFTFVCQVHSGSPAEAAGLKTGDTITGVNGLNVEGIRHREIVEIIKSSGNVLRLDTLYGTSIRRAELEARLQYLKQTLYEKWGEYRSLMVQEQRLVRAGVVAKDPSIYDTLESLRWCLQGGGAPPGSPRASAAGSDDSLYQTCVFADSLDKDGDEGGTSSPAPPPPRSRPALSRSSSLKCSGGAGAAGLLWARAGDPRPGGGVGPPHKARHSSFRQRLLKFIPGLNRALEEEESHL; via the exons ATGACCCTGCGGCGCCTGCGGCGGCTCCGGccgaaggaggaggaggaggaggagcaggatccggccccggccccggccccggtcccggagcgccccggccccgccgccgtcTACCGGGCGCTGGCGGCCGCCGGTGGGACCCTGCCCCGCGTGCGCAAG gatgCGGGGTTCAAGTGGATGGCCCCAAGCGAGTCCCCAGAGGAGCACAG gagggtGGTGACGCTGGAGAAGAAGGCGGAGGAGACCTTTGGCTTCGAGATCCAG ACCTACGGGCTGCAccaccaggacaggaacagcGTGGAGATGTTCACCTTCGTGTGCCAAGTGCACAGCGGGAGCCCAGCCGAGGCTGCAGGACTCAAAACTG GGGACACGATCACGGGGGTGAACGGGCTGAACGTGGAGGGCATCCGGCACCGGGAGATCGTGGAGATCATCAAGAGCTCGGGGAATGTGCTCAG GCTCGACACGCTCTATGGGACCTCCATCCGGAGAGCTGAGCTGGAGGCACGGCTGCAGTACCTAAAG CAAACACTCTACGAGAAGTGGGGGGAGTACCGCTCACTGATGGTGCAGGAGCAGCGCTTGGTGCGGG caggagtGGTGGCCAAGGACCCCAGCATCTACGACACGCTCGAGTCCCTGCGCTGGTGCCTGCAGGGTGGGGGGGcccccccgggctccccccGCGCCAGCGCCGCCGGCAGCGACGATTCCTTGTACCAAACCTGCGTCTTCGCCGACTCCCTCGACAAGGACGGGGACGAGGGGGGCACCTCGAGCCCCGCGCCCCCTCCGCCCCGTTCCCGGCCAGCCCTGAGCCGCAGCTCCAGCCTGAAATGCAGTGGGGGCGCGGGGGCCGcggggctgctgtgggcacgAGCCGGAGAcccccggcccggggggggcgtGGGACCCCCCCACAAGGCTCGGCACAGCAGCTTCCGCCAGCGGTTGCTCAAATTCATCCCGGGACTGAACCGTgcgctggaggaggaggagagccaCCTCTAG